Proteins encoded in a region of the Paucibacter sediminis genome:
- a CDS encoding GNAT family N-acetyltransferase, translating to MKRVSLRHVRESDLALLIQQAAHTEWRGEFESARMNGEQSIRKRFAEDGFSSDAAERLLVCDEGGAVIGSVSHFNAHRYSTAREIGWAIHDPALRGQGYGTAAARALVDYLFLNFENLHRLCCNTAPGNLGSRRIAEKAGLRYEGLLRGVIFIRGAYQDGAVYGMLRPDWEQLRATESRSGA from the coding sequence ATGAAACGCGTCAGCCTGCGCCACGTGCGCGAATCCGATCTGGCCCTGCTGATCCAGCAAGCCGCCCACACCGAGTGGCGCGGCGAGTTCGAGTCCGCCCGCATGAACGGCGAGCAGTCGATCCGCAAGCGCTTTGCCGAGGACGGCTTTTCCAGCGATGCCGCCGAGCGCCTGCTGGTGTGCGACGAAGGCGGCGCGGTGATCGGCAGCGTCTCGCATTTCAACGCGCATCGCTATTCGACCGCACGCGAGATCGGCTGGGCCATCCACGACCCGGCGCTGCGTGGCCAGGGCTATGGCACGGCCGCCGCGCGCGCCCTGGTCGACTACCTGTTCCTGAACTTCGAGAACCTGCACCGCCTCTGCTGCAACACCGCGCCCGGCAACCTGGGCTCGCGCCGCATCGCCGAGAAGGCCGGGCTGCGCTACGAGGGCCTGCTGCGCGGCGTGATCTTCATCCGCGGCGCCTACCAGGACGGCGCGGTGTACGGCATGCTGCGGCCCGATTGGGAGCAGCTGCGCGCTACTGAAAGCCGTAGCGGCGCTTGA